In Streptomyces chartreusis, the following proteins share a genomic window:
- a CDS encoding glycosyl hydrolase family 95 catalytic domain-containing protein — translation MNGPTHGTWEPAPAARWEDAFLSGNGRHGIMVFGDPNVDRVVVNHHSLVRPNGGEHARPPALADELPLLQDRLLAGDVTAAETFTDGRELQWVQPFHPAFQIRLNRSATEVREDHRREVDFTTGVCTAVRGAWQSETFVSRADDVIVHRVTEPGLTAEVTLDHQLPGAPGNLAVGHGTVLTPEGALLTLRVRYPGGDRAYTGVTLAVVTGGRTRTSLPGIRIENAGALLLLTRVRRHAGELDVLAEARELRALLPEDADQDPYTVLLGRHRALHRPAYLRAGLDLDADDTERALPGSELVRRPKSAALLERLFAAGRYHLLSASGMLPPRLTGLWTGDWNTAWSGAFTADANLNLQTSSAAAAALPEVTEAHAALVHGQVDHWRDNARAIFGARGVVAPAHTDGESGHVYHFSREYPLHLWTAGADWLLKPLVDHDETWGERDPRTAALLAEVALFYEDFLTRTDEDGRLVVVPSYSPENRPANASWGSVNAAMDLSAARHALRTAARYHQGTPEADRWRTLADRLPPHRINADGALAEWAGPGLEDSYDHRHLSHLYGVWPLDEITPYDTPGLAAAARRALELRGAENDSAHGHLHHALIAARLGDGERVAHALDQVLGGDFFHASLMSAHYPRRDVYNADAAHTLPAVLIEMLVQSTPDRLVLLPAVPRTCPRGRLSGIRTRFGARLDLSWGPDGATAVLMPTRTLRIELRTSPGDGDRAARPLDLVAGEDHVLSLGAW, via the coding sequence ATGAACGGACCCACGCACGGCACCTGGGAGCCGGCTCCCGCCGCCCGCTGGGAGGACGCCTTCCTGAGCGGGAACGGCCGGCACGGCATCATGGTGTTCGGTGATCCGAACGTCGACCGGGTCGTCGTCAACCATCACAGCCTGGTCCGCCCCAACGGCGGCGAACACGCCCGACCGCCCGCCCTCGCCGACGAACTCCCGCTGCTCCAGGACCGGTTGCTGGCCGGTGACGTCACCGCCGCCGAGACCTTCACCGACGGGCGGGAACTCCAGTGGGTGCAGCCCTTCCACCCCGCCTTCCAGATACGGCTGAACCGCTCGGCCACCGAGGTGCGCGAGGACCACCGCCGCGAGGTCGACTTCACCACCGGCGTCTGCACGGCCGTACGGGGCGCCTGGCAGAGCGAGACCTTCGTCTCCCGCGCCGACGACGTCATCGTCCACCGCGTCACCGAGCCCGGCCTCACCGCAGAAGTGACCCTCGACCACCAACTCCCGGGCGCGCCGGGCAACCTGGCCGTCGGACACGGCACCGTCCTCACCCCCGAAGGCGCACTCCTCACCCTCCGGGTCCGGTATCCCGGCGGCGATCGCGCCTACACGGGCGTCACCCTCGCCGTCGTCACCGGCGGTCGCACCCGCACCTCACTGCCCGGCATCCGGATCGAGAACGCCGGCGCCCTGCTCCTCCTCACCCGGGTCCGGCGCCACGCCGGTGAGCTGGACGTCCTCGCCGAGGCACGTGAGCTGCGCGCGCTCCTGCCCGAGGACGCCGACCAGGACCCGTACACCGTTCTCCTCGGCCGCCACCGGGCCCTGCACCGCCCCGCCTATCTCCGTGCCGGCCTCGACCTCGACGCGGACGACACCGAAAGGGCCCTGCCCGGCTCGGAGCTGGTCCGCCGTCCGAAGAGCGCCGCCCTCCTGGAGCGCCTCTTCGCGGCCGGCCGCTACCACCTGCTGTCCGCCTCCGGCATGCTGCCGCCGCGCCTCACCGGCCTGTGGACCGGCGACTGGAACACGGCGTGGTCGGGCGCCTTCACCGCCGACGCCAACCTCAACCTCCAGACCTCCTCGGCCGCGGCCGCCGCGCTCCCGGAGGTCACCGAGGCCCACGCCGCCCTCGTGCACGGGCAGGTCGACCACTGGCGCGACAACGCGCGCGCGATCTTCGGCGCCCGGGGCGTCGTGGCGCCCGCCCACACCGACGGCGAGTCCGGGCACGTCTACCACTTCAGCCGCGAGTACCCCCTGCACCTGTGGACCGCGGGCGCCGACTGGCTCCTCAAGCCCCTCGTCGACCACGACGAGACCTGGGGCGAGCGCGACCCGCGCACCGCGGCCCTACTCGCCGAAGTCGCCCTGTTCTACGAGGACTTCCTCACCCGCACCGACGAGGACGGCCGTCTCGTCGTCGTCCCCTCCTACTCGCCGGAGAACCGCCCGGCCAACGCGAGCTGGGGCAGCGTCAACGCCGCCATGGACCTCTCGGCGGCCCGGCACGCCCTGCGCACGGCGGCCCGCTACCACCAGGGCACCCCCGAGGCCGACCGCTGGCGCACCCTCGCCGACCGCCTCCCACCGCACCGGATCAACGCCGACGGCGCCCTCGCGGAATGGGCCGGGCCCGGCCTGGAGGACAGCTACGACCACCGCCACCTCAGCCACCTCTACGGCGTCTGGCCGCTCGACGAGATCACCCCGTACGACACCCCCGGCCTCGCGGCGGCCGCCCGGCGTGCCCTGGAACTGCGCGGCGCCGAGAACGACTCCGCGCACGGCCACCTGCACCACGCCCTGATCGCGGCCCGGCTCGGGGACGGAGAGCGCGTCGCCCACGCCCTCGACCAGGTCCTCGGCGGTGACTTCTTCCACGCCTCCCTGATGAGCGCCCACTATCCGCGCCGCGACGTCTACAACGCGGACGCCGCGCACACGCTGCCCGCCGTACTGATCGAGATGCTCGTGCAGTCGACCCCGGACCGGCTGGTCCTGCTGCCCGCGGTCCCGCGGACCTGCCCACGGGGGCGGCTCAGCGGCATCCGCACCCGGTTCGGGGCGCGGCTCGATCTGAGCTGGGGCCCGGACGGGGCCACGGCCGTCCTCATGCCGACCCGCACCCTGCGCATCGAACTCCGGACTTCCCCCGGCGACGGCGATCGCGCCGCGCGTCCGCTCGATCTCGTCGCCGGAGAAGACCACGTCCTCAGCCTCGGGGCGTGGTGA
- a CDS encoding beta-galactosidase, giving the protein MPDLSDATRGRLLFGGDYNPEQWPEETWHEDVRLMKEAGVNSVTLGVFSWAKLEPRPGAREFEWLDRLMDLMHENGIGVVLATPTSSPPPWMGRLHPETLPRDEDGRTEWWGSRQHFSHSSATYRRYAAAITEDLAARYGGHPALRLWHINNEYCTYDYGDEAEDAFRGWLQARYGTLDALNRAWGTAFWSQGYGDWHEVLPPRRAHYMKNPTQVLDFRRFTSDALLECYLAERDIVARHSPHTPVTTNFMALWQGLDAWRWAGQEDVVSIDVYPDPRDPFGGQYGALVHDMTRSQARGGPWAVMEQAAGPVNWRGVNHPKPAGLNRLWSLQAVARGADAVCYFQWRQSRQGSEKFHSGMVGHAGERGRTFQEVKRIGTELALLSGKVADTRVEAAEVAVLLDWNSWWAAEQDGRLSREVDQAQVVRAWHRALWEGHTVADFAHPEHDLSGYRLVVVPQLYLMTDAAVDNLVTYVHQGGTLVAGFQTGVADEDDRVREGGMDARLRDLFGIRVLHEWWPLDAGETVDADGFRGTLWSEEIEAADDVDAVTPYKGGELDGLPAILRKGRARYLSTLPEPHALRALLTEIAAEAGVRPTLAGLPAGVEAVRRGGLLFLLQHGRERVTVPVPGRHRDLLTGAEVTGTVELGRYGVAVLEAAS; this is encoded by the coding sequence ATGCCGGACCTGAGCGACGCCACCCGCGGCCGCCTCCTCTTCGGCGGCGACTACAACCCCGAGCAGTGGCCCGAGGAGACCTGGCACGAGGACGTCCGGCTGATGAAGGAGGCCGGGGTCAACTCGGTCACCCTCGGCGTCTTCTCCTGGGCGAAGCTCGAACCCCGGCCGGGCGCGCGGGAGTTCGAGTGGCTGGACCGGCTGATGGACCTGATGCACGAGAACGGCATCGGCGTCGTCCTCGCCACCCCGACCTCCTCACCGCCGCCCTGGATGGGCCGCCTGCACCCCGAGACCCTCCCGCGCGACGAGGACGGCCGGACCGAGTGGTGGGGCTCCCGCCAGCACTTCTCCCACTCCAGCGCGACCTACCGCCGCTACGCCGCCGCCATCACCGAGGACCTCGCCGCCCGCTACGGCGGCCACCCCGCGCTGCGGCTGTGGCACATCAACAACGAGTACTGCACCTACGACTACGGCGACGAGGCCGAGGACGCCTTCCGAGGCTGGCTGCAGGCCAGATACGGCACGCTGGACGCCCTCAACCGGGCCTGGGGAACGGCCTTCTGGAGCCAGGGCTACGGCGACTGGCACGAGGTCCTGCCGCCGCGCAGGGCGCACTACATGAAGAACCCCACCCAGGTTCTGGACTTCCGGCGCTTCACCTCCGACGCCCTGCTGGAGTGCTACCTCGCCGAACGGGACATCGTGGCCCGGCACTCCCCGCACACCCCGGTGACCACCAACTTCATGGCGCTGTGGCAGGGTCTGGACGCCTGGCGGTGGGCCGGGCAGGAGGACGTCGTCTCCATCGACGTCTACCCGGATCCGAGGGACCCGTTCGGCGGGCAGTACGGAGCACTGGTGCACGACATGACCCGCTCGCAGGCCCGGGGCGGCCCCTGGGCTGTGATGGAGCAGGCCGCCGGACCGGTCAACTGGCGCGGGGTCAACCACCCCAAGCCCGCGGGACTCAACCGGCTCTGGTCCCTCCAGGCGGTGGCCCGCGGCGCCGACGCCGTCTGCTACTTCCAGTGGCGCCAGTCCCGGCAGGGCTCGGAGAAGTTCCACTCCGGGATGGTCGGCCACGCCGGCGAGCGGGGCCGCACCTTCCAGGAGGTCAAGCGGATCGGTACCGAACTCGCCCTGCTGAGCGGCAAGGTGGCGGACACCCGGGTCGAGGCCGCCGAGGTCGCCGTACTCCTCGACTGGAACTCCTGGTGGGCGGCCGAGCAGGACGGACGGCTCTCCCGCGAGGTCGACCAGGCGCAGGTCGTCCGCGCCTGGCACCGCGCCCTGTGGGAGGGGCACACCGTCGCCGACTTCGCGCACCCCGAGCACGACCTGTCCGGCTACCGGCTGGTCGTCGTACCGCAGCTGTACCTGATGACGGACGCGGCCGTCGACAACCTCGTCACCTACGTGCACCAAGGCGGCACCCTGGTCGCCGGCTTCCAGACCGGCGTCGCCGACGAGGACGACCGGGTCCGCGAAGGCGGCATGGACGCCCGGCTGCGCGACCTGTTCGGCATCCGCGTCCTGCACGAGTGGTGGCCGCTGGACGCGGGGGAGACGGTGGACGCCGACGGATTCCGCGGCACCCTGTGGTCCGAGGAGATCGAGGCGGCGGACGACGTCGACGCCGTCACCCCTTACAAGGGCGGCGAGCTGGACGGGCTCCCGGCCATCCTGCGCAAGGGCCGCGCCCGGTACCTCTCCACCCTCCCCGAGCCGCACGCCCTGCGCGCGCTGCTCACCGAGATCGCAGCCGAGGCGGGCGTACGGCCGACCCTCGCCGGGCTTCCGGCCGGGGTGGAGGCGGTACGGCGGGGCGGGCTGCTGTTCCTGCTCCAGCACGGGCGCGAGCGCGTCACCGTGCCGGTGCCGGGCCGCCATCGAGACCTGCTGACCGGCGCCGAGGTCACCGGCACGGTCGAACTCGGTCGCTACGGGGTCGCCGTGCTGGAGGCCGCCTCATGA
- a CDS encoding sialidase family protein produces the protein MPSRRTVLAGTAAVAALTSVPLLSGRALAAASAYRWRTVVMGGTGFVTGVLFHPSVRGLAYARTDIGGAYRWDERGERWVPLTDHIGWDDWNLLGVEAMAVDPQHPDRLYLALGTYAQPWAGNGAVLRSEDRGNTWQRTDLAVKLGANEDGRGCGERLLVDPRDSDTLWLGTRHEGLLKSTDRGASWRAAEFPADPSGTGQGVTFLVAAGRAVYAGWGDSDGTVDSPNLYRTSDGTTWEPVPGRPTGAAAKVPVRAAYDRHTRELYVTYADAPGPNGQADGSVHRLRTTDGGWTEVTPVKPGGTDTFGYGGVAVDARRPGTVVVSTNNRWAAVDTLYRTTDGGRSWTSLKDTAVLDVSETPYLKWGEDEPKFGWWIQAVALDPYDSRHLVYGTGATLYGTRDLRHWAPQIRGLEETSVRQLISPPAGKAHLISGNGDIGVMYHESLTASPARGMAANPVFGTATGLAQAAARPSYVVRAGWGDHGNGAYSEDGGRTWAPFPAQPAIAKDAPGPIAANADGSVLLWSFVHWDGTPYAARRSADNGATWSEVATFPKGAAPVADPVDPSVFYAFDTATGTLHASTDGGLTFAARSGGLSSGDREFQLAVAPGRSGDLWLSLKWNGLHRSIDGGATFTKVSSCWASYTLGFGRAARGASYPAVYLVGSTEAITAVYRSDDEARTWVRINDDRHQWGWTGTAVTGDPRIHGRVYLATNGRGVQYGEPA, from the coding sequence ATGCCTAGCAGGAGAACCGTCCTTGCCGGCACCGCTGCCGTGGCCGCGCTCACCAGCGTCCCCCTTCTGTCCGGGCGCGCCCTGGCCGCCGCCTCCGCCTACCGCTGGCGCACCGTCGTCATGGGTGGTACCGGATTCGTCACCGGCGTGCTCTTCCACCCCTCCGTTCGCGGACTCGCCTACGCCCGTACCGACATCGGGGGCGCCTACCGCTGGGACGAACGGGGCGAGCGGTGGGTGCCGTTGACCGATCACATCGGGTGGGACGACTGGAATCTGCTCGGGGTGGAGGCGATGGCCGTCGATCCGCAGCACCCCGACCGGCTGTACCTCGCGCTCGGCACCTACGCCCAGCCCTGGGCCGGCAACGGAGCCGTGCTGCGCTCCGAGGACCGCGGGAACACCTGGCAGCGCACCGATCTCGCCGTGAAGCTCGGGGCCAACGAGGACGGGCGTGGCTGTGGGGAGCGGCTGCTCGTCGATCCCCGGGACAGTGACACGCTGTGGCTCGGCACCCGGCACGAGGGACTGCTCAAGTCGACCGACAGAGGCGCGAGTTGGCGGGCAGCGGAGTTCCCCGCCGACCCGAGCGGCACCGGTCAGGGCGTCACCTTCCTCGTTGCCGCCGGCCGTGCCGTGTACGCCGGATGGGGCGACTCCGACGGCACGGTGGACAGCCCCAACCTCTACCGCACGTCGGACGGCACGACCTGGGAGCCCGTCCCCGGCCGGCCCACCGGTGCCGCCGCCAAGGTCCCGGTCCGCGCCGCGTACGACCGCCACACCCGTGAGCTGTACGTGACGTATGCCGACGCGCCCGGGCCCAACGGGCAGGCGGACGGCAGTGTGCACAGGCTGCGCACGACGGACGGCGGGTGGACCGAGGTCACCCCGGTGAAGCCGGGCGGCACCGACACCTTCGGGTACGGCGGGGTCGCCGTCGACGCCCGCCGCCCCGGCACCGTCGTCGTCTCCACCAACAACCGCTGGGCCGCCGTCGACACCCTGTACCGGACCACCGACGGCGGTCGCAGCTGGACGTCCCTGAAGGACACGGCCGTCCTCGACGTCTCCGAGACGCCCTACCTGAAGTGGGGTGAGGACGAGCCCAAGTTCGGCTGGTGGATCCAGGCGGTCGCCCTCGACCCGTACGACTCCCGGCACCTCGTGTACGGCACGGGCGCGACCCTCTACGGCACCCGGGACCTCAGGCACTGGGCCCCGCAGATCCGCGGCCTGGAGGAGACGTCGGTCCGTCAGCTGATCTCGCCGCCGGCCGGGAAGGCGCATCTGATCAGCGGCAACGGAGACATCGGCGTGATGTACCACGAGTCGCTCACCGCGTCGCCGGCGCGCGGCATGGCCGCCAACCCTGTTTTCGGGACCGCCACGGGGCTCGCGCAGGCCGCGGCCAGGCCGTCGTACGTCGTCCGTGCGGGATGGGGCGACCACGGCAACGGTGCGTACTCCGAAGACGGCGGGCGGACCTGGGCGCCCTTCCCCGCGCAGCCCGCCATCGCCAAGGACGCGCCCGGGCCGATCGCCGCCAACGCCGACGGCAGCGTGCTGCTGTGGTCGTTCGTGCACTGGGACGGCACTCCGTATGCGGCGCGGCGCTCCGCCGACAACGGCGCCACCTGGTCCGAGGTCGCCACCTTCCCGAAGGGGGCCGCCCCGGTCGCGGACCCGGTCGACCCGTCCGTCTTCTACGCCTTCGACACCGCGACCGGCACCCTCCACGCCAGCACCGACGGCGGACTGACCTTCGCCGCGCGGTCCGGCGGGCTCAGTTCGGGCGACAGGGAGTTCCAGCTGGCCGTGGCGCCCGGCAGGTCCGGCGACCTGTGGCTGAGCCTCAAGTGGAACGGGCTCCACCGCTCCATCGACGGCGGCGCGACCTTCACCAAGGTCTCAAGCTGTTGGGCCTCGTACACCCTCGGCTTCGGCAGGGCCGCCAGGGGCGCCTCCTATCCGGCTGTCTACCTGGTCGGCTCGACCGAGGCCATCACTGCCGTCTACCGCTCCGACGACGAGGCGAGGACCTGGGTGCGGATCAACGACGACCGGCACCAGTGGGGCTGGACCGGCACCGCCGTCACCGGCGACCCGCGGATCCACGGCCGTGTCTACCTCGCCACCAACGGGCGGGGCGTGCAGTACGGGGAGCCCGCCTGA